TACAACTCAACATGAATTTGTAACCTGTTCACCCAGAGCTATGATTAACGTGAGCAGTCAAACTAAAAAACGTGAAAGGAATTCGAATAccataaattattgaaataaaacatTGCCTAATTAGATATATTACTGTTTAAAAATCATGATTAGTGTGAGAGGAATGTGCCGGGAAGTGCCACGGTATTGTCAGTATCACATTCTACGTACAAACCCAACATCCACTAACTAATAGCCAGAAAGGTTAAAACCGAAATGGTAAAAGAAACTCAGCCGCATGAAAATTCATAGATGGCGCGTAGCTACAACACACCCGCGCCGCGCGTCACTAACTTGTACCAGAAAAAGCACCGCCTCTTTCCGCTCTGCTCTACAAAAAGTACACACCACCCCTCGCCCTCTCTCTGTCTTTTCTTCCCTTCTCTCTCTATATCTCTCTCGTTCTCTCAATTCCATTTTCcattgtttctttttgttttttcttaatacaaaaaaaatccacCGCGTTTGAGAGAGAcacataaaatgaaaaattgaaaaaataaaaaataaaaacagaagaaGAGACTGTGTTGTTAAAAGGCACATCAAATCCTTTCTTCAATCCATGCTCCGTTTCGTTTCATTTCATTTTATGTCTCGTTTTACACCCATAGCAGCTACTACTCTAGCCGGGTCCCTTTAAATCACTTCACCACCACTATTAAAAAACCAAAATCTCTTCCCTCTCGAAGTTCCAGAGATCTTTACTTCAtcttttttcattctcttcttctgttctctctttcttttgtcTTCATGGCTGAGAACCTGGACGACGGTGAGTTTTGGCTCCCACCACAGTTCCTCACAAACTACGATACGCCTCTGAACAACATCAACGATTTCAGTTACAACCACGTCACTTCCTTGCTCAATcgccaaaacgacgtcgtttcgaGGCAGATGTTAAGTTATGGGAGCAGTTACCCCTATTCTCCTGTGGAGTCCAGCGAGACAGAGAGCAGCGACGAGGAAgaacaccaccaccaccaaatcGCCGATTTGACTCGCCGAGTTGCGCACGCCAAACTCGGACTCGacttccaccaccatcactCCTTACCCTCACAAAAACCCAaggtattaaaaaatttaaaaaataaataaaaaatatacgagtttgttttttaaatataattgtcttTCTTCTAGAGTGTGGTTGTGAGCGGTTCGCCACAGTCGACTCTGTGCGGTTGCGGGGGAAGAGGAGGTTCATCGTCGAGTCCGAACAGCGGGTGTCACGGGACTTCTCAGAGGGCCACGTGGGATCTCCTGCGTGCTGCTGCAGGGGAAGTCGAGAGGATGCGCCTTGGCCACCCCCACTTGAACGACAACTTCACCATAGAACGATGCCGTTTCGACCATAACAACAACACAAGCGTTGTCGTTCCACCAATAAACCCTGGAATCGTTGCATTCAACAATAACAACCACCACCATCTCTCGGCCACTCAGCAGAAACTCCAAGTAGCAcaggtaaaaataaaatttctcaagaattcaaaaaaatttgcgTTATCTGGTTATGCCGTTAATGATtagtatttttgtgtttttagtttGAGATGCTGAGGCAACAACAGTTGGCGAAGCAGCAGCAGGGTTCCGTTCCAGTGTGGTGCGGTGCACAGAACAGGGGAAGGAGTGATGTTGGTTCCGTTGGAGTAAGAAACGTTGGTAGTTTGTGTGATGCAGCTGCATGGCCTTCTATGCAGGCCCAGCAACACgcgaagcaacaaaatcaacagCAATATGGGTCTGGAATGAGAGCGGTTTTTCTTGGGAATCCAAAGAGAGAAAGTGCTGGAACCGGTGTGTTCTTGCCACGACGTGTTGATAGAGCAGCTGAATCAAAGAAGAAGTCAGGTTAAGACAAAATCAAGAAATAACTTGCGCATCCATTTTTATCACTTATTtccttttattgttttcttggtATATGATTTGTTTGTTGCTTCTATTGTCTGTTTTTTGTGCTggaaacttttctattttattggggattagggttttattaaaaaattactctTCCCTTCCCTCTTATTTAAATCTTTTGTTTCCtgtaattctattttaaaaatatttgcgGTGGTTTTTGTTGGGTTTATTGTCTTGGGCGTtattttatttggcattagtgttgctttttctgtattttttttctttttactgttTAGTTTTGGTTTTAGTACTGTTTTGacgtttttgttatttttggtttgtttttaCCTTTCAGGTTGTTCAACTGTTTTGGTTCCGGCACGAGTGGTGCAGGCCCTGAATCTGAAGCTTGAAGACATGGTGCCGGTACACAATCACCACCACTCACGTTCCAATGTGACCTCCAACATGGAAAAtggtaaaaaaattgaatagtgGATTTGGCACCTTGCGAAATTTACTTTTTTGCCCCCCCCAACCcccaaaattaatttaatttttgtattattcCAATTTTGTAAATACATGGTTTAATTCTTTTttgtatttgtattattttcCCCAACTTCTCAAGTCCCTGCACActtattatagaaaattttcaaattaagaTATTTAGTCTCATTGTATAATATTAGGGAATGTTAAAGGGCCaaattcttttattgtttttggccGTCCGTTAGCAGTGTGATGTGTTCTTGGATTAAATGATGCCAAAAGCAATAAATTCTGATGACGGGTCATTTTTTCATCTCTTGCATTTTTCATACCAAAAGGCCAgtttccttttatttaatttgattttttatatacacTTTTACATTGTTATTTGTTAATACTATTCTATTGTAGAGATTTAATTTCCGATCacgataaagatagaggtataattttttcacaaatttggAATGCCAATATCAAGTTTTGAAAGAGGCAAAATCACTTCCATTGATGTATATAGTATAGagtgtatattatattattctctTGATGAAAAATGTAATAggaatatattattaatatggCATTATTTTATGGCTGTGTTTATATTATTGCGCGACTCTGATTTTTGGCATATGCAGCAGCTGGATCAACTATTCCAAGGATTCGGAGTAACTATAACTATGGATTCAGTCACCAGAAGCGTAACAATCTAAGGCCACAGCCACAAGTGAACCATGAGATCCGTTTGCCCCAGGAGTGGACTTACTgatcaatattttgttttacccATATCATATTTAGTGGTGGTTGATCTTGCTGGGAAATgggtttattttcttttcttttcttttctttagggtcgtaaaagaaaaaaaaatgtgggGGTGGTTGGTTAATGGTTAGGACTTAGGACTAATGTTTTTAGTAAAGGGATAAAAAGGAATAGTACAAGTGAAACAGTAGTTTTTTGTTTGGTAGGTAA
This sequence is a window from Arachis duranensis cultivar V14167 chromosome 2, aradu.V14167.gnm2.J7QH, whole genome shotgun sequence. Protein-coding genes within it:
- the LOC107474996 gene encoding uncharacterized protein LOC107474996 isoform X1 codes for the protein MAENLDDGEFWLPPQFLTNYDTPLNNINDFSYNHVTSLLNRQNDVVSRQMLSYGSSYPYSPVESSETESSDEEEHHHHQIADLTRRVAHAKLGLDFHHHHSLPSQKPKSVVVSGSPQSTLCGCGGRGGSSSSPNSGCHGTSQRATWDLLRAAAGEVERMRLGHPHLNDNFTIERCRFDHNNNTSVVVPPINPGIVAFNNNNHHHLSATQQKLQVAQFEMLRQQQLAKQQQGSVPVWCGAQNRGRSDVGSVGVRNVGSLCDAAAWPSMQAQQHAKQQNQQQYGSGMRAVFLGNPKRESAGTGVFLPRRVDRAAESKKKSGCSTVLVPARVVQALNLKLEDMVPVHNHHHSRSNVTSNMENAAGSTIPRIRSNYNYGFSHQKRNNLRPQPQVNHEIRLPQEWTY
- the LOC107474996 gene encoding uncharacterized protein LOC107474996 isoform X3, with the protein product MAENLDDGEFWLPPQFLTNYDTPLNNINDFSYNHVTSLLNRQNDVVSRQMLSYGSSYPYSPVESSETESSDEEEHHHHQIADLTRRVAHAKLGLDFHHHHSLPSQKPKSVVVSGSPQSTLCGCGGRGGSSSSPNSGCHGTSQRATWDLLRAAAGEVERMRLGHPHLNDNFTIERCRFDHNNNTSVVVPPINPGIVAFNNNNHHHLSATQQKLQVAQFEMLRQQQLAKQQQGSVPVWCGAQNRGRSDVGSVGVRNVGSLCDAAAWPSMQAQQHAKQQNQQQYGSGMRAVFLGNPKRESAGTGVFLPRRVDRAAESKKSGCSTVLVPARVVQALNLKLEDMVPVHNHHHSRSNVTSNMENAAGSTIPRIRSNYNYGFSHQKRNNLRPQPQVNHEIRLPQEWTY
- the LOC107474996 gene encoding uncharacterized protein LOC107474996 isoform X2, translating into MAENLDDGEFWLPPQFLTNYDTPLNNINDFSYNHVTSLLNRQNDVVSRQMLSYGSSYPYSPVESSETESSDEEEHHHHQIADLTRRVAHAKLGLDFHHHHSLPSQKPKSVVVSGSPQSTLCGCGGRGGSSSSPNSGCHGTSQRATWDLLRAAAGEVERMRLGHPHLNDNFTIERCRFDHNNNTSVVVPPINPGIVAFNNNNHHHLSATQQKLQVAQFEMLRQQQLAKQQQGSVPVWCGAQNRGRSDVGSVGVRNVGSLCDAAAWPSMQAQQHAKQQNQQQYGSGMRAVFLGNPKRESAGTGVFLPRRVDRAAESKKKSGCSTVLVPARVVQALNLKLEDMVPVHNHHHSRSNVTSNMENAGSTIPRIRSNYNYGFSHQKRNNLRPQPQVNHEIRLPQEWTY